Proteins encoded within one genomic window of uncultured Draconibacterium sp.:
- a CDS encoding efflux RND transporter periplasmic adaptor subunit has protein sequence MKQKKTLPYIIGIAVVIIIVLIVSKKQGWLGSDVSVKVSTETVESKTITEFITANGKIQPETEVKISPDVAGEIVELHVEDGDAVEQGKLLCVIKPEMYVSAVNRSEAALNSSKARQAQAEAQQIESELSYKRSKQLYDKGTIPVSEFESAEAAYKVAQAEARAAQYSVLSAQASLDEAEEQLIKTKIYAPITGTISALNVEKGERVVGTSMMVGTEMMTVADLNKMEVQVEVNENDIVKVMKGDTALVEVDAYLNRKFKGIVTEIANSASVTGTSSDQVTNFDVKVLLLKDSYVDLIDPENGNLYPFRPGMSATVDILTETRENVISVPISAVTTRIKKEDGGTKDVDADSENSDDENTAQRDEKQEVVFVYADGRVMKTEVETGIQDNNSIEILKGIKEGDEVVTAPYTIINRTLKDSMLVKKVNEEDLFTSED, from the coding sequence ATGAAGCAGAAAAAGACATTACCTTATATAATTGGGATTGCGGTTGTAATCATTATTGTGCTTATCGTGAGCAAAAAGCAAGGATGGCTGGGCAGCGATGTAAGCGTAAAAGTGTCAACCGAAACGGTAGAAAGTAAAACCATTACCGAGTTTATAACCGCCAACGGAAAAATTCAACCGGAGACCGAGGTAAAAATCAGCCCCGATGTTGCAGGTGAGATCGTTGAACTGCATGTTGAAGATGGTGACGCGGTTGAGCAGGGGAAATTGCTGTGTGTGATAAAACCCGAAATGTATGTTTCGGCAGTGAACCGATCGGAAGCCGCCTTAAACTCGTCGAAAGCACGACAGGCACAAGCCGAAGCACAACAAATCGAAAGCGAACTTTCGTACAAACGCTCTAAACAATTGTATGATAAAGGAACGATTCCGGTTTCAGAATTCGAATCGGCCGAGGCAGCTTACAAAGTTGCACAGGCAGAAGCTCGTGCCGCTCAGTATTCGGTATTGAGTGCGCAGGCATCGCTTGATGAAGCTGAAGAGCAGCTGATAAAAACAAAAATTTATGCCCCGATCACCGGAACCATTTCGGCGTTGAATGTTGAAAAAGGCGAACGCGTGGTAGGAACCAGCATGATGGTGGGAACAGAAATGATGACCGTTGCCGACCTGAATAAAATGGAGGTGCAGGTTGAAGTAAACGAAAACGATATCGTAAAAGTGATGAAAGGAGACACTGCACTGGTGGAAGTTGATGCTTACCTGAACCGCAAATTCAAAGGTATTGTTACCGAAATTGCCAACTCGGCCAGTGTTACCGGGACCAGTTCCGACCAGGTAACCAACTTCGATGTAAAAGTGCTTTTGCTCAAAGATTCGTACGTAGATTTGATCGATCCTGAAAATGGCAATCTTTACCCTTTCCGCCCCGGAATGTCGGCTACGGTTGATATTCTTACCGAAACCCGCGAGAATGTTATTTCTGTACCGATTTCGGCAGTTACAACACGCATTAAAAAAGAAGACGGCGGCACCAAAGATGTTGATGCTGATTCGGAAAATTCGGACGATGAAAACACCGCACAGCGCGACGAAAAACAGGAAGTTGTTTTTGTGTATGCCGATGGCCGTGTAATGAAAACCGAAGTGGAAACCGGAATTCAGGATAACAACAGCATCGAAATTCTGAAAGGAATTAAAGAGGGCGACGAAGTAGTTACCGCGCCTTACACCATTATTAACCGCACACTAAAAGACAGTATGTTGGTAAAAAAGGTTAACGAAGAAGATTTATTTACATCGGAAGATTAA
- a CDS encoding IS4 family transposase: protein MIVKEFKGFLPDVRIEKRAEKIMGDMLNFGKAVVNKFSRTNTEKIGAYRMFGNNSFSHIELTESVISSCKAKQGGAHLLCIQDTTEFNFTNHLQRIGKKDKDIGPVTKNDNAGFFCHPMLVVNEGDKMPIGLSSIELWNRNWDKQDKFERSYWKQDIAEKESYRWVESARKTQSVLDKAPLLTIIGDRESDIFSEFALVSDERTHLLVRSRIDRKLAEGDGRLYKKLSGQEQKVVYGLEIKGNKKRKARTAKMALKYVKVKIKRPERLRDKNLPEYVELWAIEAREQPGTIPGGEPPIVWRLLTTHPITGASQAMKCLEWYGNRWFIEELFRIMKSKGFELEASQLETGAALKKQVVMALQVALTIMVLKLSLNNKEAIKAELVFSQQQIKFIGLLLKNEIEGKTKKQQNPYPCQSLAWCAWAIARLSGWSGYKSHGPPGYISVKNGLDVFYNKYEGYLVAMKFLKDVYKG from the coding sequence GTGATAGTCAAGGAGTTTAAGGGTTTTTTACCTGATGTCCGAATAGAAAAACGTGCAGAAAAAATTATGGGAGATATGCTTAACTTCGGCAAAGCAGTAGTAAACAAATTTAGTAGAACAAATACAGAAAAAATTGGGGCATATCGTATGTTTGGGAATAATAGTTTCAGCCATATCGAACTAACGGAAAGTGTAATTTCCAGTTGCAAGGCCAAGCAAGGCGGTGCACACCTTCTTTGCATACAGGACACAACAGAGTTTAATTTTACCAACCATCTGCAACGGATTGGGAAAAAAGACAAAGATATCGGCCCGGTAACAAAGAACGACAACGCGGGCTTCTTTTGCCATCCCATGTTGGTGGTAAACGAAGGAGACAAAATGCCTATTGGCCTGTCAAGCATAGAATTGTGGAACCGTAACTGGGACAAACAGGATAAATTTGAGCGAAGTTACTGGAAACAGGATATCGCAGAAAAGGAATCGTACCGTTGGGTTGAAAGTGCCCGAAAAACACAATCTGTTTTAGACAAAGCACCACTGTTGACCATCATTGGGGACAGGGAATCCGATATTTTTAGCGAGTTTGCCCTTGTGTCGGATGAACGAACCCATTTACTGGTGCGTTCAAGAATAGACAGGAAATTGGCAGAAGGGGACGGGAGACTTTATAAAAAGCTATCAGGGCAAGAACAAAAAGTTGTTTATGGTTTAGAGATAAAAGGGAATAAAAAGCGAAAAGCCCGTACAGCAAAGATGGCATTAAAATATGTAAAGGTTAAAATAAAAAGGCCTGAAAGGTTACGCGACAAGAACCTTCCTGAATATGTTGAATTATGGGCTATTGAAGCCCGGGAACAACCGGGAACAATTCCCGGGGGAGAACCCCCGATAGTTTGGAGGTTATTGACTACACACCCAATAACCGGGGCAAGCCAGGCAATGAAATGCCTTGAATGGTACGGCAACAGGTGGTTTATTGAAGAACTTTTCAGGATAATGAAAAGCAAGGGCTTTGAACTTGAAGCCTCGCAACTTGAAACTGGTGCAGCATTGAAAAAACAGGTTGTCATGGCACTCCAGGTGGCATTAACGATAATGGTACTTAAGTTATCGCTCAACAATAAAGAAGCAATAAAAGCTGAACTGGTCTTTAGCCAACAACAAATAAAGTTTATAGGGTTATTATTAAAAAATGAGATAGAAGGGAAAACGAAGAAACAACAAAACCCATATCCCTGCCAAAGCTTGGCATGGTGTGCCTGGGCAATAGCACGGCTTAGTGGCTGGAGCGGTTATAAATCCCATGGCCCACCAGGGTACATATCGGTTAAGAACGGACTTGATGTCTTTTACAACAAATATGAAGGCTACCTTGTAGCAATGAAGTTCTTAAAAGATGTGTATAAAGGGTAG
- a CDS encoding aspartate kinase gives MKVFKFGGASVKDAAAVKNVFEIIKSESGNLSVVISAMGKSTDLLETLIKAYFNSNDEKWTIFNNFKNYHIEIIGDLFGEKGMPQGVYELFSELEHKLNTRPSFDFNFEYDQIICFGELISTRIVSDYITATGHKNTWIDIRTCLKTDDTFRDARVDWEWTGELIRDEFTFADNGLYITQGFIGSTTTNLTTTLGREGSDFTAAIIGSSLKVESVSIWKDVPGILSADPKKMSDTVMINELSYKEAVEMTHSGAKVIHPKTMQPLHNEGIPLLVKSFVEPKNSGTIIHKINHKIELPPIFILKENQVLITLSALDFSIISISDIERVVKFLMEKLIKVTLMQQSAIDLNIVADASDENLEEIFSELSADYNIRYNTDLTLVTIRHYTEEVLDWMVKEKDIYLEQHSRLTARMLIKE, from the coding sequence ATGAAGGTATTTAAATTTGGAGGTGCATCGGTAAAAGATGCTGCCGCGGTAAAGAATGTATTTGAGATTATTAAAAGCGAAAGCGGAAACCTGTCCGTGGTTATTTCGGCCATGGGAAAAAGTACAGATTTGTTGGAAACTTTGATAAAAGCCTACTTTAACAGCAACGACGAAAAGTGGACAATCTTTAATAACTTCAAGAATTACCATATTGAAATTATCGGTGATTTGTTTGGCGAAAAAGGGATGCCGCAGGGCGTTTACGAACTGTTTTCCGAACTGGAACACAAACTGAATACGCGTCCATCGTTCGATTTCAATTTTGAATACGACCAGATCATCTGTTTTGGCGAGCTCATTTCAACCCGAATTGTTAGTGATTACATTACTGCCACAGGTCATAAAAATACCTGGATAGATATTCGCACCTGCCTGAAAACCGACGACACTTTCCGCGATGCGCGGGTTGACTGGGAATGGACCGGCGAACTGATCCGCGACGAATTTACTTTCGCCGACAACGGATTGTACATCACCCAAGGATTTATCGGATCAACAACCACCAACCTCACCACCACACTGGGCCGCGAGGGATCGGATTTTACAGCTGCTATTATTGGTAGCTCACTTAAAGTTGAAAGTGTATCGATTTGGAAAGACGTTCCGGGAATTTTAAGTGCCGACCCAAAAAAGATGAGCGACACGGTAATGATCAACGAACTGTCGTACAAAGAGGCGGTTGAGATGACACACTCGGGAGCAAAAGTTATTCACCCTAAAACCATGCAACCACTGCACAACGAAGGAATTCCCTTGCTGGTAAAATCGTTTGTTGAGCCGAAGAATTCGGGCACAATTATTCATAAAATCAATCATAAAATTGAGCTGCCTCCAATTTTTATCCTAAAAGAAAACCAGGTGCTGATAACGCTTTCGGCATTGGACTTTTCGATCATCTCGATCAGTGATATTGAGCGGGTGGTAAAATTTCTGATGGAAAAACTGATAAAGGTTACTTTGATGCAACAATCGGCCATCGACCTGAATATTGTAGCCGACGCATCGGACGAAAACCTGGAAGAAATTTTCAGCGAACTTTCAGCGGATTATAATATCCGTTATAACACCGATCTTACACTGGTAACAATTCGCCATTATACCGAAGAAGTGCTCGACTGGATGGTAAAAGAAAAGGATATTTACCTGGAACAACACAGCCGTTTAACGGCCAGGATGCTGATTAAAGAATAA
- a CDS encoding IS4 family transposase, giving the protein MVKVNLFSQIISKLDRGSFKSLVKERQTDKHQKGYNSWIHLVSMLFCQFAKSQSVRDISNGLRSTTGNLNHLGIQKAPSKSTISYQNKHRDWQLFRDYYYKLLSQLGQQMNIKQSKFRIKSKIFLLDSSTISLCLSLFDWAKYKTAKGAVKLHTLLDYDGNLPAYVNITDGKTADNKGAYDVPLLANSVIVADRYYNDFSLLNVWDSNSVYFVVRHKENLKFKSVKDLELPDNRHQHILKDEIIEFTGPKAKQNYPKRLRRVAIWNEENQQVIELITNQMSWTANTISELYRSRWQIEIFFREIKQLLHIKSFIGTSENAVMIQIWSALITILVLKYLKALSQFGWRLSNLVSFIRLNLFVKIDLQKWLDKPFDKPPKNMTLPTQGVLFENM; this is encoded by the coding sequence ATGGTAAAGGTAAATTTATTCTCGCAGATTATTTCAAAATTGGATAGAGGTTCATTCAAATCATTGGTTAAAGAACGTCAAACAGATAAGCATCAAAAGGGCTATAACAGCTGGATACACCTGGTTTCTATGTTGTTTTGCCAATTTGCAAAGAGCCAATCCGTACGAGATATCAGTAATGGTTTACGTTCGACAACCGGCAATTTAAACCACTTAGGAATACAAAAAGCACCATCAAAATCAACCATCAGTTATCAAAACAAACATCGTGATTGGCAATTATTCAGAGACTACTATTACAAGTTATTATCTCAATTAGGACAGCAGATGAATATTAAGCAATCTAAATTTAGGATCAAATCAAAAATATTCCTGTTAGATTCTTCAACCATCAGCCTTTGTTTAAGTTTGTTTGATTGGGCAAAGTATAAAACAGCTAAAGGGGCAGTAAAACTGCACACTCTACTTGATTATGATGGAAACCTGCCTGCTTATGTAAATATTACCGATGGGAAAACGGCCGATAATAAAGGGGCTTACGATGTACCTTTGTTGGCCAATAGCGTAATTGTAGCCGACAGATATTACAATGATTTCTCCCTTTTAAACGTTTGGGACAGCAACTCGGTATATTTTGTTGTCAGGCACAAAGAGAATCTGAAGTTTAAATCAGTCAAAGACCTAGAACTCCCCGATAACAGGCATCAGCACATACTGAAAGATGAAATCATCGAGTTTACTGGCCCTAAGGCCAAACAAAACTATCCCAAAAGACTCCGAAGAGTAGCAATATGGAATGAAGAAAACCAACAAGTAATCGAACTAATCACTAATCAAATGTCTTGGACAGCAAACACAATCAGTGAACTATATCGTAGCCGCTGGCAAATCGAAATATTTTTTAGAGAGATAAAACAGCTATTGCATATTAAAAGCTTTATCGGAACCAGTGAAAATGCAGTTATGATACAAATATGGTCGGCATTAATAACCATACTCGTCCTAAAATACCTGAAAGCTTTATCTCAGTTTGGATGGCGATTATCAAACCTGGTATCATTTATACGGTTGAACCTTTTTGTGAAAATTGACCTCCAAAAATGGCTTGACAAACCTTTTGATAAACCGCCTAAGAATATGACTTTACCAACTCAAGGGGTTTTATTTGAAAATATGTGA
- a CDS encoding carboxypeptidase-like regulatory domain-containing protein, whose amino-acid sequence MKKTIIFIFTVCVALTALGQNGSKVAHTIKGKVVDSNTNRPVSYTNIGLEGTFFGTASDSEGNFELKIPEEMVDKDIYFSAVGFTNNQFPVQDLFSKEFAVIKLESQSYDVEKVDVAAQNKVLIRILRMASENIKYNYGSGPFNMHFAYSKEKAVDGQVRSPEIANVLLYDETGYTNPSNSGAFKARNYSVTKEQSDADYSFSSAQLNLDDLLGFDWVRSASGILSPALLSDYQLALESQPVINGKEYWVISFSPKVPSLATTGDYYAGTFKGKITVNKEDYSILKIEGEAVAPKNNRQGRALAIGQNNKDFYTDVLYTFEVDYKDLLLKSVALDKTYNYKGEKVSEQAVLEMNRAHTNNLTVIDSRDYFPGE is encoded by the coding sequence ATGAAGAAAACAATTATATTCATTTTTACAGTTTGTGTTGCCCTTACAGCGCTGGGGCAAAACGGTTCGAAGGTAGCGCACACCATTAAAGGGAAAGTGGTTGATTCCAATACAAATCGTCCGGTTTCGTATACTAATATCGGTTTGGAAGGTACGTTTTTTGGTACCGCCAGTGATAGCGAAGGAAATTTTGAACTGAAAATACCTGAAGAGATGGTGGACAAAGACATCTACTTTTCGGCAGTAGGATTCACCAACAACCAGTTCCCGGTACAAGATCTTTTTTCGAAAGAATTTGCTGTTATAAAATTGGAGTCGCAATCGTATGACGTTGAAAAGGTTGATGTTGCCGCACAAAATAAAGTACTGATCCGCATTTTGCGCATGGCTTCGGAGAATATAAAGTACAATTATGGTTCGGGGCCGTTTAACATGCACTTTGCTTATTCAAAAGAAAAGGCGGTTGACGGACAAGTGAGATCTCCGGAAATTGCCAACGTATTGCTTTACGATGAAACAGGTTATACAAATCCGTCGAATAGTGGTGCTTTTAAGGCACGAAATTATTCGGTAACAAAAGAGCAGAGCGATGCTGATTATAGTTTCTCAAGTGCGCAATTGAATCTTGATGATTTGCTGGGATTCGACTGGGTGCGCTCGGCATCGGGTATTTTAAGCCCCGCATTGTTAAGCGACTATCAACTGGCGTTGGAAAGTCAACCTGTTATCAATGGCAAAGAATATTGGGTGATTTCTTTTAGTCCGAAAGTGCCTTCGCTGGCTACCACCGGCGATTATTATGCCGGTACTTTTAAAGGCAAAATCACGGTTAATAAGGAAGATTATTCTATACTGAAAATTGAAGGTGAAGCAGTTGCTCCAAAAAATAACCGTCAGGGAAGGGCACTGGCAATCGGACAGAATAATAAGGATTTTTATACCGATGTACTTTACACCTTTGAAGTGGATTATAAAGATCTTTTGCTAAAAAGTGTTGCCCTGGATAAAACATATAATTACAAAGGCGAAAAGGTTTCGGAGCAAGCTGTACTTGAGATGAATCGTGCACACACCAATAATCTAACTGTTATTGATTCACGCGATTATTTTCCCGGAGAATAA
- a CDS encoding IS982 family transposase yields MDSKITEIFYLVDEFCKEFEKNKEGHILTEKTSVKRRKRKFTMSDSEVITIVILFHLKKYRCLKHFYIMHVQEHMQADFPKTVAYNRFVELQQKALMPMAVFLQLCCLGECTGVSFIYSTPIRVCHIRREFQHQTFKGLATKGQCSMGWFFGFKLHIVINDKGEILDFLFNPGNVDDREPLKNKNFHDKIFEKLVADKGYISKNLFHDLFIDGIHLITKIRKNMKNSLMLTQDKILLRKRALIETVNDELKNICQIEHTRHRSFENFLTNLLSGLIAYSFLPKKPTLRMDEIVEQTEVSTFA; encoded by the coding sequence ATGGATTCTAAAATTACCGAAATTTTCTATCTGGTTGACGAATTCTGTAAAGAATTTGAAAAAAACAAGGAGGGACACATCCTCACTGAAAAAACCTCTGTAAAACGAAGAAAGCGTAAATTTACCATGTCCGATAGCGAGGTTATAACCATCGTAATCTTGTTTCACCTAAAGAAATACCGTTGTTTAAAGCATTTTTACATCATGCACGTTCAGGAACATATGCAAGCTGACTTTCCGAAAACGGTAGCATACAACCGTTTTGTGGAACTACAACAAAAGGCTTTAATGCCAATGGCTGTGTTTCTCCAACTATGTTGTCTGGGCGAGTGTACAGGTGTTTCGTTTATCTATTCTACTCCTATTCGGGTTTGTCATATAAGGCGTGAGTTTCAACATCAGACCTTTAAAGGGCTGGCCACAAAGGGGCAATGCTCAATGGGCTGGTTTTTCGGTTTCAAACTACACATTGTAATTAATGACAAGGGGGAAATCCTTGACTTTCTTTTTAATCCAGGTAACGTTGATGACAGGGAACCATTGAAAAACAAAAACTTTCATGACAAAATATTCGAAAAGTTAGTCGCCGATAAAGGCTATATATCCAAAAATTTGTTTCACGACTTGTTTATTGATGGTATTCATTTGATTACCAAGATTCGCAAGAACATGAAAAACTCATTAATGTTGACTCAGGATAAAATTTTACTTCGCAAAAGAGCATTAATTGAAACGGTTAATGATGAACTGAAGAATATCTGTCAAATAGAACATACCAGGCACAGAAGTTTTGAAAACTTCCTGACAAATTTGCTTTCAGGCTTAATCGCTTATTCATTCCTACCTAAAAAACCTACCCTTAGAATGGATGAAATTGTTGAACAAACTGAAGTTTCCACTTTCGCTTAG
- a CDS encoding DUF6364 family protein has product MDTKLTLKLDKFVIERAKKYAATNKRSLSRLIEAYLKSLTKDNPEGNLNDEDFEISPFVKSLAAGSQIPLDIDIKSDYNDFLNQKYK; this is encoded by the coding sequence ATGGATACAAAATTGACTTTAAAACTAGATAAGTTCGTAATTGAGAGAGCTAAAAAATATGCTGCAACTAATAAGAGAAGTCTATCAAGATTGATAGAAGCCTATTTAAAATCTTTGACAAAGGACAATCCGGAGGGCAATCTTAATGACGAGGATTTTGAAATTTCTCCGTTTGTTAAAAGTTTAGCGGCAGGTTCTCAAATTCCTTTAGACATAGATATTAAAAGTGATTACAACGATTTTCTAAATCAAAAATATAAATGA
- a CDS encoding valine--tRNA ligase: MSQMEIPSKYNPAEVEDKWYKYWMDNKYFHSTPDEREPYTIVIPPPNVTGVLHMGHMLNNTIQDILVRRARMTGKNACWVPGTDHASIATEAKVVNKLNAEGIDKYDLSRDEFLRHAWEWTDKHGGIILEQLKKLGASCDWDRTAFTMDEARSESVIKVFVDLFNKGMIYRGVRMVNWDPAAKTALSDEEVIYKEMQGKLYYLNYKIEGEDEFVTIATTRPETILGDTAVCVNPNDERFAHLKGKRVLVPLINRSIPIIEDEYVDMEFGTGCLKITPAHDINDYEIGLRYNLPSIDIFNDNGTLNEKAELFVGEDRFVVRDKIVPELKIAGNLAKIEDYTNKVGFSERTDVIIEPKLSAQWFLKMEELVKPALENVMNDTISFHPPKFKNTYKHWMGNIKDWCISRQLWWGHQIPVYYLPDGSYVCAGSTEEALELAKEKSGNAELTAADLKQDEDALDTWFSSWLWPISVFDGIREPENDEVNYYYPSSDLVTAPDIIFFWVARMIIAGYEYRDDFPFKNVYFTGMVRDAQRRKMSKSLGNSPDPLDLIAKYGADGVRVGMLLCSPAGGDLLFDEGLPQQGAGFSTKIWNAFRLVKNWEVSSEIEQPEHSKLAIEWFKNKLSQVVETLNAQFDSFRISEALMTVYTTVRDEFSGWLLEMVKPAYQQPIDAKTYAEIVELFDQMLRLMHPFMPFITEEIWQLLDERKEGESIMISQLPANTSYDAALLAAFEDVKEAVSGIRKIRKDKNIAFKDAIDFSVQKGDKGFDAKFNSILIKLGNLTELTAVDEEVKGAASFRVKSTNFYIPLDGFIDVEEELKKLEEELKYAKGFLNSVMKKLSNERFVNNAPEAVVAKEKAKQADAEANIKVLEERIASMK; the protein is encoded by the coding sequence ATGAGTCAGATGGAAATTCCGAGCAAGTACAACCCGGCCGAGGTTGAAGATAAATGGTACAAATACTGGATGGATAATAAATACTTCCATTCAACACCCGACGAGCGAGAACCTTACACAATTGTAATTCCGCCGCCAAACGTAACCGGTGTGTTGCACATGGGGCACATGCTGAACAATACCATTCAGGATATTCTGGTCCGCCGTGCGCGCATGACTGGTAAAAATGCCTGCTGGGTGCCGGGTACCGACCATGCATCGATTGCCACCGAAGCCAAAGTGGTAAATAAACTCAACGCTGAAGGAATTGACAAATACGATCTTTCGCGCGACGAATTCTTGAGACATGCCTGGGAGTGGACCGATAAACACGGTGGTATTATTCTGGAGCAGCTGAAAAAACTGGGTGCTTCGTGTGACTGGGATCGTACAGCCTTTACCATGGACGAAGCCCGCAGCGAATCGGTAATCAAAGTTTTTGTCGACCTGTTCAACAAAGGAATGATTTACCGCGGTGTGCGCATGGTAAACTGGGATCCGGCAGCAAAAACTGCACTGTCTGACGAAGAGGTGATCTACAAAGAAATGCAGGGTAAACTCTACTACCTTAACTACAAAATTGAAGGCGAAGATGAGTTTGTAACCATTGCGACCACACGCCCTGAAACGATTTTAGGAGATACCGCGGTTTGTGTAAATCCGAACGACGAGCGTTTTGCACATTTGAAAGGAAAACGTGTTTTGGTGCCGCTGATCAATCGTTCAATCCCGATTATCGAGGATGAATATGTTGATATGGAATTTGGTACCGGATGTTTGAAAATTACGCCGGCGCACGATATTAATGACTACGAAATTGGTTTAAGGTACAACTTACCATCTATCGACATTTTTAACGACAACGGAACGCTGAACGAAAAGGCTGAGCTGTTTGTTGGCGAAGATCGTTTTGTTGTTCGAGATAAAATTGTTCCTGAACTGAAGATAGCAGGAAATCTGGCTAAAATAGAAGACTATACAAATAAGGTAGGTTTCTCGGAGCGTACCGATGTGATCATCGAACCAAAATTGTCGGCTCAGTGGTTCCTGAAAATGGAAGAACTGGTAAAACCGGCTTTGGAAAATGTGATGAATGATACCATCAGCTTCCATCCTCCGAAATTTAAAAATACTTATAAGCACTGGATGGGTAACATCAAAGATTGGTGTATTAGCCGCCAGTTGTGGTGGGGCCACCAAATTCCGGTGTATTACCTGCCCGACGGGTCTTATGTTTGTGCCGGGTCTACAGAAGAAGCATTGGAACTTGCTAAAGAAAAATCAGGCAATGCAGAATTAACTGCTGCCGATTTAAAACAAGACGAAGATGCTTTGGATACCTGGTTTTCGAGCTGGTTGTGGCCAATTTCGGTTTTCGATGGAATTCGCGAACCGGAAAACGATGAGGTAAACTATTACTACCCAAGTTCTGATTTGGTAACAGCGCCCGATATCATTTTCTTCTGGGTGGCCCGAATGATTATTGCCGGTTACGAGTACCGCGATGATTTCCCGTTCAAAAACGTGTATTTCACCGGAATGGTGCGCGATGCACAACGTCGTAAAATGTCGAAATCATTGGGTAACTCACCCGATCCGCTGGATTTAATCGCCAAATATGGTGCTGACGGTGTTCGTGTAGGAATGTTGCTTTGTTCGCCTGCAGGTGGTGATTTGTTGTTCGACGAAGGGTTGCCGCAACAGGGAGCCGGTTTCTCAACAAAAATATGGAATGCTTTCCGCTTGGTGAAAAACTGGGAAGTTTCAAGCGAAATAGAACAGCCCGAACATTCAAAACTGGCCATCGAGTGGTTCAAAAATAAACTCAGCCAGGTAGTTGAAACATTGAATGCACAATTTGATAGTTTCCGTATCTCGGAAGCATTAATGACGGTTTATACAACGGTTCGCGACGAATTCTCTGGTTGGCTGCTCGAAATGGTGAAACCTGCCTATCAACAACCGATTGATGCGAAAACCTATGCAGAAATTGTTGAGTTGTTCGACCAGATGCTACGACTCATGCATCCATTTATGCCGTTTATTACTGAAGAAATCTGGCAGTTGCTTGACGAGCGTAAGGAAGGAGAAAGTATCATGATCAGCCAGTTGCCGGCCAACACCAGCTACGATGCTGCATTGCTTGCTGCTTTCGAAGATGTAAAAGAAGCGGTTTCAGGAATTCGTAAAATCCGTAAAGACAAAAATATTGCCTTTAAAGATGCTATCGATTTCTCGGTGCAAAAAGGTGATAAAGGTTTTGATGCCAAATTCAACAGCATTCTTATAAAGCTGGGTAATCTAACTGAGTTGACTGCGGTTGACGAAGAAGTAAAAGGAGCAGCTTCATTTCGTGTAAAATCAACCAACTTTTATATTCCGCTTGATGGATTTATTGATGTGGAAGAAGAGTTGAAAAAACTGGAAGAGGAGTTGAAATACGCCAAAGGATTCCTGAATTCGGTAATGAAAAAGCTGAGTAACGAACGTTTTGTAAATAATGCACCTGAAGCGGTAGTTGCCAAAGAAAAAGCCAAACAAGCCGATGCCGAAGCCAATATTAAAGTATTGGAAGAACGCATTGCTTCAATGAAGTAG
- a CDS encoding PIN domain-containing protein, whose protein sequence is MRDKLFLDTNVVIDLLGNRQPFFDSIAKIATLADKKKLDLAISALSYSTIFYILSKYEKTDLVKGKLHKLKIICDTVDLTDKVIEKGLVSNFTDFEDALQYYSALNADCKIIISRNGKDFKESDIPVMKADEYLSSLKTK, encoded by the coding sequence ATGAGAGACAAATTATTTTTAGATACGAACGTTGTAATTGATCTCTTGGGCAACAGACAACCATTTTTTGATTCTATTGCAAAAATTGCAACTCTCGCAGACAAGAAAAAATTAGATTTAGCTATCTCCGCTCTGTCCTACTCAACTATCTTTTATATTCTTTCAAAGTACGAGAAAACAGATTTAGTTAAAGGCAAACTTCATAAACTAAAGATTATTTGTGACACCGTTGACTTAACTGACAAAGTTATTGAGAAAGGTCTTGTTTCAAACTTCACAGATTTTGAAGATGCATTACAATATTACTCTGCTTTAAATGCTGATTGTAAAATCATAATTTCTAGAAATGGAAAGGATTTTAAAGAGTCTGATATTCCTGTAATGAAAGCTGATGAATATTTATCTAGCTTAAAGACAAAATAA